The Candidatus Delongbacteria bacterium genomic sequence ATCTTTGAAAGTTGTTGATTTTACAGATATTATTAAAACTGCTGCAAGTATTAGAAAATAATAAAAAGCCGGTTTTACCGGCTTTTTATTTTCTATAATATCCCTTTTTTAATCAAAAGTCTTCTATTTTCTGGTTTAAAATATTGCATCATAGATCTGTGAAGTTTTCTTTCTATTTCATCCTTTGGGATATAAATACTTTTTCCGTTAATAGGATTTACTTCTGTATAGTACATAGCTGAAGCAATGATCAATGGAGATGGAATAAAATCTTGCACCTGTTCAATTCTAATTCTATTTTTCATTAAATAGTCCATCATCTTTTTCATTTCATCTATAGTACATCCAGGAAAAGAAGATATCAGATAAGGTAAGACAAATTGTTGTTTTAAAGATGCTTTTTCAAAAATTCTTTTAAACTCTTCAAACTTTGATATTTCAGGTTTATACATAAGATCAAGAACCTCCTTCTGCGTATGTTCTGGAGCAATTTTTAAAAGACCTGAAACATACTTTAAAGCTAACTCCCTGATATACTCAGGATACTCTAGGGCTAATTCATGTCTAATACCACTATTGATAAACACTTTTTTTATCTTAGAAGCATTTTCATATAGATTTAATATGTGCTTATGTGAAGTATTTAGATTTGAACAAATTTTTGGGAAAACACAAGATGATCTTCTGCAAGTTTTACACTTATCAAGCTCTCTACCTTTCATGTCGTACATATTTGCACTTGGCCCCCCTAAATCTGTAACAGTTTTAGATTTTATAGCTTTAATCTCTGTTAAAATAGATTTTTCACTTCTAGATTGTATAAATTTACCTTGATGCTCTCCTATTGCACAGAAACTACAACCACCAAAACAGCCTCTATGTATAGTAACTGAATCTTTAATCATATCGAAAGCTGGTATTTTCTCTTTATAAACTGGATGAGGTTTCCTCTCGTAATCTATATCATAATAACTATCCATTTCGTTCATGCTAACAGGATATTGTGGAGGATTTACGATAAGAGATCGCCCCTGAAATTTTAATTTAAAACCTGTATTCAAGTAAGGATTTGCGTTTAAATGTACAGTTTTTATGAATTCATTATACGCTATTTTATCAGAAACTAATTTTTCAAACTCTTTCAATTCAATAAAATTATAATCATCATTAGGAGTAAAACCTTTATTTTCTATATAAGCTAAGTTACGGATTCTTTTAATATTTTCATTCTCTCCCTTTCTAATATATTCAGCAAATTCCAAAATTGCTTTTTCACCTTGACCATATATTAAATAGTCAGCCTTAGAATCAAAAAGTATTGAATTTCGTACTTTGTTTTGCCAATAATCATAGTGAGGAAATCTTCTCAAACTAGCCTCTACTCCACCTAGCAAGGTTATAGCACCTTTGTATAATTGTTTTATTTTTGAAGTATAAGCAATTACAGCTCTATCTGGTCTTTTGACTTTACACCCTTTTTCTGCATAAACATCATCATTTCTAACTTTCTTCATAGCAGTGTAATTATTTATCATACTATCTACGTTTCCAGAGCTTATACCAAAAAAAAGTTTTGGTCTGGGTAATTGTAAAAATGAATCATCGTTATTAATATCAGGTCTGGCA encodes the following:
- a CDS encoding YgiQ family radical SAM protein, with translation MFLPVNREEMHKLGWEELDIVLVTGDAYIDHPSFGIALIGKYLVSKGYKVGVIARPDINNDDSFLQLPRPKLFFGISSGNVDSMINNYTAMKKVRNDDVYAEKGCKVKRPDRAVIAYTSKIKQLYKGAITLLGGVEASLRRFPHYDYWQNKVRNSILFDSKADYLIYGQGEKAILEFAEYIRKGENENIKRIRNLAYIENKGFTPNDDYNFIELKEFEKLVSDKIAYNEFIKTVHLNANPYLNTGFKLKFQGRSLIVNPPQYPVSMNEMDSYYDIDYERKPHPVYKEKIPAFDMIKDSVTIHRGCFGGCSFCAIGEHQGKFIQSRSEKSILTEIKAIKSKTVTDLGGPSANMYDMKGRELDKCKTCRRSSCVFPKICSNLNTSHKHILNLYENASKIKKVFINSGIRHELALEYPEYIRELALKYVSGLLKIAPEHTQKEVLDLMYKPEISKFEEFKRIFEKASLKQQFVLPYLISSFPGCTIDEMKKMMDYLMKNRIRIEQVQDFIPSPLIIASAMYYTEVNPINGKSIYIPKDEIERKLHRSMMQYFKPENRRLLIKKGIL